The following proteins are encoded in a genomic region of Hippocampus zosterae strain Florida chromosome 2, ASM2543408v3, whole genome shotgun sequence:
- the LOC127595741 gene encoding inhibin beta B chain-like: MTCWLLRLVVLSTCVLCILCTAAPSTTTEGEAHAPSQDSCTSCGVAQPEQATESGRLDADLLEAVKRHILSRLQMRKRPNITHPVPKAAMVTALRKLHAGKLREDGRVEIPNLDGHPMNNDVPEESSEIISFAEKDDLVTSKSSLFFLISSEGNQNLDVTQATLWLYFKLLPPPVEMRSRRKVTVKVYYQEPGLSSKWNLVEKCLELKRSGWHTFTLTHAVRLVFEQGDRRQNLDVRCDGCEVVGVAPVLLNRNDESHRPFLVVQARQVDAKHRIRKRGLECDGSASLCCRQQFYIDFRLIGWNDWIIAPSGYFGNYCEGKCPAYMAGVPSSASSFHTAVVNQYRMRGMSPGSMNSCCIPTRLSTMSMLYFDDEYNIVKRDVPNMIVEECGCA, encoded by the exons ATGACGTGTTGGCTGCTCCGATTGGTTGTGCTCTCGACTTGCGTCCTCTGCATCCTCTGCACTGCTGCGCCCAGTACTACTACCGAGGGGGAGGCGCACGCTCCGTCCCAGGATAGCTGTACGTCTTGCGGCGTCGCTCAGCCGGAGCAGGCCACCGAATCTGGCCGGCTGGACGCGGACTTGCTGGAGGCGGTCAAGAGACACATCCTGAGCAGACTGCAGATGAGGAAGCGGCCCAACATCACCCATCCGGTGCCGAAGGCCGCCATGGTGACGGCGCTGCGAAAGCTCCACGCCGGGAAGCTGCGGGAGGACGGCAGGGTGGAGATCCCCAACTTGGACGGACACCCGATGAACAATGACGTCCCGGAGGAGAGCTCGGAGATCATAAGCTTTGCGGAAAAAG ATGACCTGGTGACGTCCAAGTCCAGTTTGTTCTTTCTGATCTCCAGCGAGGGTAACCAGAACCTGGATGTGACACAGGCCACTCTCTGGCTCTACTTCAAGTTACTGCCTCCACCTGTTGAGATGCGGTCTCGGCGGAAAGTGACGGTGAAGGTATACTACCAGGAACCGGGCCTGAGCAGCAAGTGGAACCTGGTAGAGAAGTGCTTGGAGCTGAAACGGAGCGGGTGGCACACCTTTACGCTGACCCACGCCGTGCGCTTGGTATTTGAGCAAGGCGACCGGCGGCAGAACCTGGACGTGCGCTGCGATGGATGCGAGGTGGTGGGTGTCGCGCCCGTCCTTCTCAACCGCAACGATGAGTCGCACCGGCCTTTTCTGGTTGTGCAGGCCCGGCAGGTGGATGCCAAGCATCGTATCCGGAAGCGAGGACTGGAATGTGACGGCAGCGCTAGTCTGTGCTGCCGCCAGCAGTTCTACATCGACTTCCGACTAATAGGTTGGAACGACTGGATCATCGCGCCGTCTGGCTACTTCGGGAACTACTGTGAAGGGAAGTGTCCCGCTTACATGGCAGGAGTACCCAGCTCGGCGTCGTCCTTCCACACGGCAGTGGTGAACCAGTACCGCATGCGGGGTATGAGCCCGGGCTCCATGAACTCCTGTTGCATCCCGACCAGGCTGAGCACCATGTCCATGCTTTACTTTGATGACGAGTACAACATTGTGAAACGAGATGTTCCCAACATGATTGTGGAGGAGTGCGGCTGCGCTTGA